The proteins below are encoded in one region of Labeo rohita strain BAU-BD-2019 chromosome 15, IGBB_LRoh.1.0, whole genome shotgun sequence:
- the crk gene encoding adapter molecule crk: MAGNFDSEDRGSWYWGRLSRQEAVSLLQGQRHGVFLVRDSITIPGDYVLSVSENSKVSHYIINSISSNRQSGPGLAPPRFRIGDQEFDALPALLEFYKIHYLDTTTLIEPISKAKHSSFISVNAGTGGAPPRLEEEYVRALFDFPGNDDEDLPFRKGDILRVLEKPEEQWWNAQNSEGRIGMIPVPYVEKYRPASPTSGGPGGSVGGPGAHGNSDGHGSQSQPLLGEPGQYAQPTSLPNLQNGPVYARAIQKRVPNAYDKTALALEVGDMVKVTKINVNGQWEGECKGKHGHFPFTHVRLLDQHNPEDELS; encoded by the exons ATGGCCGGAAATTTTGATTCGGAGGACCGAGGGAGCTGGTATTGGGGGAGATTAAGCCGGCAAGAGGCGGTTTCGCTGCTCCAAGGGCAGAGGCATGGAGTGTTCCTGGTGCGGGACTCGATCACTATTCCCGGGGACTACGTGCTGTCTGTGTCGGAGAACTCCAAAGTCTCTCATTACATAATAAACAGCATCAGCAGCAATCGCCAGTCCGGACCAG GACTCGCTCCTCCTCGGTTCCGTATTGGAGATCAGGAATTTGACGCCTTACCTGCCCTGTTGGAGTTCTACAAGATCCACTACCTGGATACCACCACTCTCATTGAGCCCATCAGTAAAGCCAAGCACTCGTCCTTCATCAGTGTCAATGCGGGAACAGGAGGAGCTCCGCCGAGGCTGGAAGAGGAGTACGTCCGAGCTCTCTTCGACTTCCCGGGCAACGACGACGAGGACCTTCCGTTTCGAAAGGGCGATATTCTCAGAGTTCTAGAGAAGCCGGAGGAGCAGTGGTGGAACGCTCAGAATTCAGAAGGCCGTATCGGCATGATCCCCGTGCCCTACGTGGAGAAGTACCGGCCGGCCTCGCCAACATCGGGGGGACCCGGGGGGTCCGTCGGAGGACCCGGAGCCCACGGCAACTCCGACGGCCACGGTTCTCAGTCTCAACCTCTTCTTGGCGAACCGGGCCAATATGCCCAGCCTACATCCTTACCCAATCTACAGAATGGTCCGGTTTATGCCAGGGCGATTCAGAAGAGAGTTCCCAATGCCTATGACAAGACGGCTCTTGCTTTGGAG GTCGGCGACATGGTGAAGGTGACCAAGATCAATGTAAACGGCCAGTGGGAGGGTGAGTGCAAGGGAAAGCATGGCCATTTTCCCTTTACCCACGTCCGCTTGCTGGACCAGCACAATCCAGAGGACGAACTGAGCTGA
- the ywhae1 gene encoding tyrosine 3-monooxygenase/tryptophan 5-monooxygenase activation protein, epsilon polypeptide 1 isoform X1, which yields MGDREDLVYQAKLAEQAERYDEMVDSMKKVAGMDVELTVEERNLLSVAYKNVIGARRASWRIISSIEQKEENKGGEDKLKMIREYRQTVETELKSICNDILDVLDKHLIPAANSGESKVFYYKMKGDYHRYLAEFATGNDRKEAAENSLVAYKAASDIAMTDLQPTHPIRLGLALNFSVFYYEILNSPDRACRLAKAAFDDAIAELDTLSEESYKDSTLIMQLLRDNLTLWTSDMQGDGEEQNKEALQDVEDENQ from the exons ATGGGTGACCGGGAGGATTTGGTGTACCAAGCCAAACTCGCCGAACAGGCGGAGAGATACGATG AAATGGTCGACTCCATGAAGAAGGTGGCTGGGATGGATGTTGAGCTAACGGTTGAAGAAAGAAACCTGCTCTCAGTGGCCTATAAGAACGTAATTGGGGCGAGAAGAGCATCTTGGAGGATAATCAGTAGTATTGAGCAGAAAGAGGAGAATAAGGGTGGAGAGGACAAATTGAAAATGATTCGGGAATATAGACAAACG GTTGAGACTGAATTGAAATCAATCTGCAATGACATCCTTGATGTATTGGACAAGCACCTAATCCCAGCTGCAAATTCAGGAGAGTCCAAGGTCTTCTACTACAAAAT GAAGGGCGATTACCACAGGTATCTCGCTGAGTTTGCTACAGGAAACGACAGGAAGGAGGCTGCAGAAAACAGTTTGGTTGCTTACAAAGCTGCTAGTGATATTGCAATGACAGACCTTCAGCCTACACACCCTATTCGCTTGGGTCTGGCTCTTAACTTCTCCGTATTCTACTATGAAATCCTCAACTCTCCCGACCGTGCATgcag GTTGGCAAAGGCGGCATTTGACGATGCTATTGCTGAACTGGACACATTGAGTGAAGAAAGCTACAAGGACTCGACACTCATCATGCAATTGTTACGTGATAACCTGACACTATGGACTTCAGATATGCAGGGAGACG GTGAGGAACAGAATAAAGAGGCGCTGCAAGATGTGGAGGATGAAAACCAATGA
- the ywhae1 gene encoding tyrosine 3-monooxygenase/tryptophan 5-monooxygenase activation protein, epsilon polypeptide 1 isoform X2, whose protein sequence is MGDREDLVYQAKLAEQAERYDEMVDSMKKVAGMDVELTVEERNLLSVAYKNVIGARRASWRIISSIEQKEENKGGEDKLKMIREYRQTVETELKSICNDILDVLDKHLIPAANSGESKVFYYKMKGDYHRYLAEFATGNDRKEAAENSLVAYKAASDIAMTDLQPTHPIRLGLALNFSVFYYEILNSPDRACRLAKAAFDDAIAELDTLSEESYKDSTLIMQLLRDNLTLWTSDMQGDDS, encoded by the exons ATGGGTGACCGGGAGGATTTGGTGTACCAAGCCAAACTCGCCGAACAGGCGGAGAGATACGATG AAATGGTCGACTCCATGAAGAAGGTGGCTGGGATGGATGTTGAGCTAACGGTTGAAGAAAGAAACCTGCTCTCAGTGGCCTATAAGAACGTAATTGGGGCGAGAAGAGCATCTTGGAGGATAATCAGTAGTATTGAGCAGAAAGAGGAGAATAAGGGTGGAGAGGACAAATTGAAAATGATTCGGGAATATAGACAAACG GTTGAGACTGAATTGAAATCAATCTGCAATGACATCCTTGATGTATTGGACAAGCACCTAATCCCAGCTGCAAATTCAGGAGAGTCCAAGGTCTTCTACTACAAAAT GAAGGGCGATTACCACAGGTATCTCGCTGAGTTTGCTACAGGAAACGACAGGAAGGAGGCTGCAGAAAACAGTTTGGTTGCTTACAAAGCTGCTAGTGATATTGCAATGACAGACCTTCAGCCTACACACCCTATTCGCTTGGGTCTGGCTCTTAACTTCTCCGTATTCTACTATGAAATCCTCAACTCTCCCGACCGTGCATgcag GTTGGCAAAGGCGGCATTTGACGATGCTATTGCTGAACTGGACACATTGAGTGAAGAAAGCTACAAGGACTCGACACTCATCATGCAATTGTTACGTGATAACCTGACACTATGGACTTCAGATATGCAGGGAGACG ATTCCTAA
- the cpda gene encoding carboxypeptidase D has translation MSGQRGTSLCLSRELSLLALCLLAVFISSNSVPLDEQREQEPETYSKYYNYDQLTDLLKSLAQKYANIANLTSIGRSVENRELWVMRITKDPTADVPGKPKFKYVGNMHGDETVSRQVLIYLVEYLLEKYGEEPRVTELVDSTDIYIMPSMNPDGFEKSAEGECTGSNEGRNNAKNIDLNRSFPDQFQDVHVNAEEMPEVTAVMRWILENKFVLSGNLHGGTVVASYPFDDSVAHDDEGTYSRSPDDALFRYLARVYAENNPVMKTGEPKCEDNPSETFEDGITNGAKWYDVPGGMQDFNYLKGGCLEITMELSCCKYPPSSQLKTEWDNNREALLAYMEKIHIGVHGFVRAARNDAPIADAVIMVAGINHNVNTSRFGDYYRLLLPGTYNITVLAAGYIPMSVAGVEVTEGKASVLNITLEAEIDENPTTPTVSEFPNETSVNSASTDGSSSSSSSTVHEAADEEKDRITVQPQDFRHHHYNDMELFLKKFSSEYSSITRLYSIGKSMQKRSLWVMEISDNPGVHELGEPEFKYIGNMHGNEVVGRELLLNLIEYLCRNYGTDPEITQLINSTRIHIMPSMNPDGYEVSQEGDISGIQGRNNSNNYDLNRNFPDRFNFVTDPRQPETLAVMNWAKSYPFVLSANLHGGSLVVNYPFDDNPDDVSRYSKSSDDDVFRMVALAYSEENSQMYDGHTCKDVGLNEEYFKDGITNGAAWYNVHGGMQDWNYINTNCFEVTIELGCYKYPPAADLPKYWQQNRKSLLQFIQQVHRGVKGMVIDSKDGSGIPNATITVDTINHPITSSVAGDYWRLLTPGKYHLTASAQGYSSVSTFVTVPNEGVETVNFTLTRIHGYTNGQMTEDTTPILDPNVKEFQSLIKQLSGESGLDKLIKDTRTETSFRYRRYSEVSEFLRGLTLNFPEITSLQSLGQSVEFRTIWALEISNNPKVQEPSEPKIRFVAGIHGNAPVGTELLLEFAASLCINYGKNAAITRLINETRIVILPSINPDGRELAKEKDCTSTAGMTNVHGKDLDNDFFGNASQRAAEPQPETRAVMDLIQERGFTLSVALDGGSVLVTYPYDKPVQSVENADTLRYLATVYAGHHPKMHSGDTGCPNSQMGTIPNGVLRAAEWHSHMGSMKDFSVDFGHCPEITVYTSCCLFPSAETLPTLWDENRKSLLSMLVEVHKGVRGVVKDKNGKPIVGAIIVLNGGVRVFTSEGGYFHALLAPGLHNIEAVADGYQQQSQKVSVSPFEAASSIIIEFDMENDIFGLPRELVVASAAAAMTALVVTACIIWCVCSAKSNRQKDGFHRLRQHRDDYDDEIRLMSMGSKKSLLSHEFQDESESDEDTLYSNKL, from the exons ATGTCGGGACAGAGGGGAACCAGTCTGTGTTTGTCGCGTGAACTCTCGCTCTTGGCTTTATGTCTGCTCGCTGTGTTTATCAGCTCCAACTCAGTTCCTCTAGACGAGCAGAGAGAGCAGGAACCGGAGACTTACAGTAAATACTACAATTACGACCAACTTACTGACCTTCTCAAAAGTCTCGCCCAGAAATACGCAAACATCGCCAATTTGACCAGCATCGGCAGATCCGTTGAAAACAGAGAGCTTTGGGTGATGAGAATCACCAAGGACCCCACAGCTGATGTGCCAGGAAAACCCAAATTCAAGTACGTGGGCAACATGCACGGAGACGAGACAGTGTCCCGGCAGGTTCTGATCTACCTGGTGGAGTATCTGCTGGAGAAGTACGGAGAGGAGCCGCGGGTCACGGAGCTGGTCGACAGCACTGATATTTATATCATGCCGAGCATGAACCCTGATGGTTTTGAGAAGTCTGCGGAGGGGGAATGCACGGGCAGTAATGAGGGTCGGAATAATGCGAAAAACATAGACCTCAATAGAAGTTTCCCAGACCAATTTCAGGACGTTCATGTGAATGCAGAAGAAATGCCTGAAGTCACCGCTGTCATGAGGTGGATCCTAGAAAACAA GTTTGTGCTCTCTGGGAATTTGCACGGTGGGACCGTGGTGGCTAGTTATCCTTTTGATGACTCTGTGGCCCATGATGATGAGGGCACCTATAGCAGATCCCCGGATGATGCTCTTTTCAGATACTTGGCACGGGTTTACGCAGAGAATAATCCTGTTATGAAAACCGGGGAGCCGAAGTGTGAGGACAACCCAAGTGAGACCTTCGAGGACGGCATCACAAATGGAGCAAAGTGGTATGACGTGCCAG GGGGTATGCAGGATTTCAATTACCTGAAGGGGGGCTGTTTGGAAATCACTATGGAGCTCAGCTGCTGCAAGTATCCACCCTCATCTCAGCTCAAAACAGAATGGGACAACAATCGGGAGGCCCTGCTGGCCTACATGGAGAAG ATTCATATCGGTGTGCATGGCTTTGTCAGAGCAGCCAGGAATGATGCCCCTATCGCAGATGCTGTGATAATGGTCGCGGGCATTAACCACAATGTGAACACTTCACGCTTTGGTGACTACTATCGACTGCTGCTGCCCGGGACCTACAACATCACAGTTTTAGCAGCGGG CTACATTCCCATGTCTGTGGCTGGAGTGGAGGTGACTGAGGGAAAAGCGTCTGTGCTGAACATTACCCTTGAAGCTGAGATCGATGAGAATCCAACCACCCCTACAGTCTCAGAGTTTCCCAATGAAACCTCTGTGAACAGTGCCAGCACAGACggaagcagcagcagcagcagcagcactgTCCATGAAGCAGCAGATGAAGAGAAGGACAGGATTACAGTGCAGCCTCAGGACTTCCGCCATCACCACTACAATGACATGGAGCTGTTCCTGAAGAAGTTCAGCTCCGAGTACAGCTCCATCACACGGCTGTATTCCATCGGCAAGTCTATGCAGAAACGTTCCCTGTGGGTCATGGAAATCTCCGACAATCCTGGTGTCCACGAGTTAG GTGAACCGGAGTTTAAGTATATTGGTAACATGCACGGCAATGAAGTGGTTGGTCGAGAACTGCTCCTCAACCTCATCGAGTACCTTTGCCGCAATTATGGCACTGACCCTGAGATCACCCAGCTCATCAACTCCACACGTATCCACATCATGCCTTCAATGAACCCGGATGGATACGAAGTGTCCCAAGAGG GAGATATCAGTGGCATCCAGGGACGTAACAACAGTAACAACTATGACCTGAACCGTAACTTTCCTGACCGCTTTAACTTTGTCACGGATCCCAGACAGCCAGAGACCCTTGCTGTTATGAACTGGGCCAAGAGCTACCCGTTTGTATTGTCCGCCAACCTTCATGGAG GCTCTTTGGTGGTTAATTATCCATTTGATGACAATCCAGACGACGTCAGCAGATACAGCAAGTCCTCAGATGATGACGTATTCAGGATGGTGGCTCTTGCTTACTCAGAG GAGAACTCTCAAATGTATGATGGTCACACCTGTAAGGACGTAGGTTTGAAcgaagaatattttaaagatgGCATCACCAATGGTGCTGCATGGTACAATGTCCACG GTGGGATGCAGGACTGGAACTACATCAACACTAACTGTTTTGAGGTGACCATTGAACTGGGCTGTTACAAATACCCACCAGCAGCAGATCTACCAAAGTACTGGCAACAAAACCGCAAATCGCTTCTGCAGTTCATCCAACAG GTCCACCGTGGAGTAAAGGGAATGGTAATCGACAGCAAAGATGGATCTGGCATCCCCAATGCTACGATCACTGTGGACACAATTAATCACCCCATCACATCCAGCGTTGCAGGGGACTACTGGCGCTTACTCACCCCAGGAAAATACCATCTGACTGCCTCTGCCCAAGG CTACTCCTCAGTTAGCACCTTTGTCACCGTGCCTAACGAAGGAGTGGAGACTGTTAATTTCACATTGACCCGGATTCACGGTTACACGAATGGGCAGATGACAGAAGACACCACCCCAATTCTGGATCCCAATGTGAAGGAGTTCCAGAGCCTCATCAAGCAGCTGTCAGGAGAATCTGGTCTGGACAAGCTGATCAAGGACACTCGCACTGAGACCAGCTTCCGTTATCGACGCTACAGCGAGGTTTCCGAGTTCCTGCGTGGCCTCACCCTGAACTTCCCAGAGATTACCTCACTCCAAAG TCTTGGTCAGAGTGTGGAGTTCAGGACTATCTGGGCTCTGGAGATTTCCAACAACCCTAAAGTCCAAGAACCATCTGAGCCCAAGATCCGGTTTGTGGCAGGTATCCATGGTAACGCCCCAGTGGGTACAGAGCTGCTTCTGGAGTTTGCTGCCAGTCTCTGTATTAACTATGGAAAGAACGCAGCCATCACAAGA CTCATCAATGAGACCAGAATTGTTATCCTGCCCAGCATCAACCCAGATGGGCGTGAGCTGGCGAAAGAGAAAGACTGCACCTCCACTGCTGGCATGACCAATGTGCACGGCAAGGACCTTGACAATGACTTCTTCG GTAATGCATCTCAGCGTGCTGCAGAACCTCAGCCGGAGACGCGTGCCGTTATGGATCTGATACAGGAAAGAGGCTTCACTCTCTCTGTGGCTCTGGATGGAGGCTCCGTTTTGGTCACCTACCCATATGACAAACCGGTGCAATCTG TTGAAAATGCTGACACGCTGAGATATTTGGCTACTGTGTATGCCGGCCACCATCCCAAAATGCACTCGGGCGATACTGGATGTCCAAACAGCCAGA TGGGCACCATCCCGAATGGTGTCCTTCGAGCAGCAGAATGGCACAGTCACATGGGCAGCATGAAG GACTTCAGTGTGGACTTTGGTCACTGTCCCGAGATTACTGTCTACACCAGCTGCTGCCTGTTCCCGTCGGCTGAAACGCTGCCCACGCTTTGGGATGAGAACAGGAAATCTCTTCTGAGCATGCTGGTTGAG GTGCATAAAGGGGTTCGTGGAGTGGTCAAGGATAAGAATGGTAAGCCCATCGTGGGCGCTATAATAGTACTGAATGGTGGTGTTCGAGTCTTCACCAGTGAGGGAGGGTATTTTCACGCCCTTCTGGCCCCTGGTTTACACAACATTGAAGCGGTGGCTGACGGCTACCAACAGCAGTCCCAAAAG GTTTCTGTGTCGCCATTTGAAGCAGCAAGTTCCATTATTATCGAGTTTGACATGGAGAATGATATATTTGGCCTGCCAAGAGAATTAGTAGTGGCCAGTGCAG CTGCTGCAATGACTGCCTTGGTCGTGACAGCCTGTATCATCTGGTGCGTCTGCTCAGCCAAGTCCAACAGACAAAAAGACGGATTCCATCGACTCCGACAGCACCGAGACGACTATGACGACGAGATCCGCCTCATGTCTATGGGCTCCAAAAAGTCTCTCCTGAGCCACGAATTTCAAGATGAAAGCGAAAGTGATGAGGATACGCTTTACAGCAACAAACTTTGA